The genomic region AACTTGATGTGATCTATGAGGAAGTGGATCCTGAAGATTTCATTATCAATGATACCAGCGAAGAGGTAAAAGGTATGGAGGTGAATGAGCCTGAAGAAGTTCAGCCAGAAACCAAAGAACAGTTCATGTTCACTTTTGATATGCCTATGAACCAGGAAGAGGAGAAAAAACCAACTTCCAAATCTGAAGAAGTAACCAGGCATAGTCTTGAGGAAGAAGAGGAAGATACGAGGAATATTAAAGTTAACGAGGCTATCGAGATCGTTCCTGTAACTGAAAGTTCAGCCCAAGGAATTAAGAGATACAGTCTTGATGATTATATGGAAATGGAAGAAAGGCTTGAAAAGTCAAAGGCTCCAAAGAAAGAAGAGCCTAAAGACGAGACTATAGCTTTTGAAAAGAAAACTGTGGCTCCTTCTCCTGAAAAAGAGAATACTGGAGATGATCACGATCCTTTTGATAATCCTATTTCTTCTGAGGTTGTAAGACAAAGAACTGCAGAGAGAAAGGCCAAAATGAAGGAATTCAATTATAAGTTCAGAACTGGATCTGCTCAAATAGACGAGATAGAGAAACAGCCAGCTTATAAAAGAGCAGGAATAGAGCTTGATAATTCAAAACCTGGAGAGGGTAAATTATCCCGTACCAGTATAGATCAGGACGAGAATAATGATCTTCACTTCAGGAAGAACAACTCTTTTCTACATGATAATGTAGATTAATTTTCAACCTAGCCAATAAAAAAGGGACGCAAATCGCGTCCCTTTTTTTATTGGTTAAATCGAGATATAATTAGTTCTGGCTTTGAGCCTGAACTTCATCTGTATCTCTTCTGTACTTCAACATGGAAATTCCTGCTACGAAGAATACGAAGCCAAGGATAGTGAGAGCCCAGGGGCTGAGCATTAATGCAACACTACCAAAAATTCCTAATACTCCCATTACAAGTGCGATCGCACCTCCAATAAGCATAATCATTGCTAAGATTTTAATCATAACTTAAATTATTGGTTATGGAATAAAAGTAGCTAAACAATTGAGACCATGATTAATATTAACAAATTTTAAAATTCCTTTTAGGGAGTTTAACTTGATTTTTCCGAATCTGAGATAAATTAATTCCAGTAGATCATAAAATATTTAATCTTGGCATCATCAGGGATCTGGGACGCCATGATCTTACTGTCTGTATCGTATCTTAGATTGGTGGGTAATTGATTTTTATCGATAGTAATATAGGCGTTGATCTCATCAATAAATACAACCGCAGAATTTATGGTATTCTCTATTCTTGAGATATTATAATTCTCAACGATATCTTTAAAAGTGCTCTTTACGGTAAGACCGTTTTTGGTTTCATACCTGGGATCAAGGATTCTTATATAGCCTATGGTGCTTGTAGAATCGAATTCCTGTAAAGGCTCCAGGCTTAACAATGCTTCTCCATCCTGGCTGTAAATTTTAATTTCATCTGTAGATCTGAATTCCTGGGGTCCGCTGGTTTGACGAACAATGCTGTCATTTTTAAAAATAGAATCTAATTGATTGATCCGGATTTCCTTTTTTAAAGGACCTACCTGGGTGGATGAAATAAGAAATGGATTTTCTTCATCGCTTGTACAGGATGAGATACTTACACATAGACCTAGAATTAATAAAGCTTTTTTGTACATATTAGATTGAGTAGTTTTTATTTTAAAAATTTATTCAGAATGCCTAATACTCCACGAATAAAGGTTGCGCTGGTAAGCACTTTTATTACCGCACCTTCGGTGCTGCTAGTTCGACGCCGGGAGCTTGTTTTTGTTACTTCTTTTCTTTCCTTTTTCGCCTTTTCCTGAGCTTCAGTCCTTTCGGCGATTTCAATTTTTTTATTCAGTATTTCGTAAGCACTTTCCCGGTCTATTTGTCCATTGTATTTTGAAACTAACTGGGACTCATTTATAAGCCTGTCCAGTTCGGTCTCGGTAAGTACATCCATACGACTCATGGGGGCTCTTAGCATTGTGGCAACCAAGGGTGATGGTCTTCCTTTTTCATCCAGAGCCGATACTAAAGCTTCACCTATACCTAACGCTGTAAGCATATTTTTGGTATCGTAAAATTCAGAAACAGGATAATTTTCAGCGGCAAGTTTTATGGCCTTTCTGTCTTTCGCAGTAAAAGCTCTTAGTGCATGCTGTATCTTTAATCCTAATTGTCCCAGAACTTCCTCGGGAACGTCTGCCGGATTTTGGGTTACAAAATAAATTCCCACTCCTTTAGACCGGATTAATTTTACAATGCTTTCTATTTGATCGAGCAAGGCATCTGATGCTTCTTCAAAAATTAGATGTGCCTCATCTATGAACATTACCAGTTCTGGTTTGTCCATATCTCCTTTTTCCGGAAAGGTAGTATAGATCTCTGCCAGCAGGCTGAGCATAAATGTCGAAAAAAGTTTCGGTCGGTCCTGGATATCGGTTAACCTTAGAATGTTTACAAAGCCTTTTCCTTCTTCAGTTTTACGAAGCAGGTCTTTTACATCGAAAGACCTTTCTCCAAAGAACAGGTCTGCGCCTTGTTGTTCCAGGGCCACGATCTTTCTTAGAATAGCTCCTGTAGAAGCTTTGGAGATCCTTCCGTAATTTTCTTCGAATTCTTCCTCGCCCTCTTCGGTAGAATATTGTATGATCTTTTTAAGGTCTTTCAGGTCTAATAGCGGAAGATGATTGTCGTCGCAATACTTGAAGATGATCGCCAGGATCCCTGTTTGAGTTGAAGTAAGGTCCAAAATTCTTGAAAGAAGTACAGGTCCAAATTCGCTCACAGTAGCCCGAAGTCTTATTCCTCTTTGATCTGAAAGCGTAAGTATCTCTGCCGGGGAGTTTTTTGGACTGAAAGGAAAATCGAGTTTTGCATGCCTTTCATTTATGAAAGCTGCACCTTCGGATGCCTTAGCTATCCCGCTAAGATCCCCTTTTACATCCATTAAAAGAACAGGAACTCCTTTTTCAGATAGATTTTCAGCTATTATCTGAAGGGTTTTAGATTTTCCGGTTCCGGTAGCCCCGGCGATCAGGCCATGGCGATTCATTGTTTTTAAGGGGATTTTTACAGAAGCCTGGGAATGTACATTCCCATTAAGCATTCCGGCACCCAGATAAATATAATCACCTTTGGTGGTGTATCCCTTCTGAATCTCTTCAACAAATTGCGCCGCTTTGTCCATTAATGCTAAGTTATTATAAAATTGATAATCCAAAAGAAGAAATTAGGCTCTGTCTCCTGAAATCTTAAAATTGTTTAAATTTAAATATAGGCTTACTTTTATAAATATCCATTTAAACTTTTGCACTAACCAACGATCCCTATATGCGTAAAATACTATTTTTCCCTGTTATCATTTTTTTGATTCAAAGCTGTAGCCTTCAGAATAATGTCCTTAAACAGGTTTCAAAATCTAATGATACCGCGCTATCAGAAGTTTTTAAGAATCCTGAAAAATATGAGGTTCAGATCATTTATTCCAGAATTATCCAAAAGGAGGGAGAAACCACATTTAAAGATTATAAGTATCGCGTGGAGCCTGAAGCTTATTTCTATCCTGCCAGTACGGTGAAACTTCCGGTTGCGGTATTAAGTCTGGAAAAGATAAATGAACTAAATAAAAAAGGCATCAAAATAGATAAACATACCCCATATCATTTGGTAAATGATTCTATTGAACATACGATCGCTGAAGATATTGATGCGATTTTTGCAGTGAGCGATAATAATGCCTATAATCGTCTTTTCGAATTCCTGGGTCAGGATTATATTAATTCCAGGCTGCGAGCTAAAGGTCTTGCTCCAATCAGGATCTCACACCGGTTTTCGGGTGAGGGTTCAGCAGCTACGCAAACAAGGCAATTGGTCTTTGATACTGAAAAAGGAGAATACAAATTACCAATTACCAATAATCAACCGGCAGATTCCTTAAGGATATATAACGTAATTAAAGGGAAAGGGTATATCAAAGATGGAGAAAAGATAAATGAGCCGTTTAGTTTTGAGCTCAAGAATTATTTCCCAATCGAAACTCAGCATAACCTAATGAAAAGGCTGTTTTTTCCGGAAACTTTTGAGGAGAGTAAAACTTTTCAGCTTACTAATCAGGATGAAGATTTCCTGAAAGATGCCATGTCAAGATTACCCAGGGAACTGGATTATGATGAAACCGAATATTATGACAGCTATGGTAAATTCTTTATGTATGGCGATTCAAAAGAGAAAATTCCTTCTAATGTGAAGATATATAATAAAGTTGGCTATGCCTATGGAACCCTTACCGAAACTGCCTATATAAAAGATATTGAAAATGACATTGAATTCCTTATTTCAGCTACTCTTCTGGTAAATGAAAACGGAATTTTCAATGATAACGATTATGAATATGACGAAATAGGTATACCATTTCTGGCAGAACTGGGACGAGAAATATATAAGTCTGAATTAGAAAGGAAAAAATAAAATCAGGGGAGTCAAAGTATAATTCAGGATTCAGGACCTGGTAATAAATAATAGACTCTGAACCCTGAATTATTCATTATTTCACTGCCGGATTTAATAACTGAATTGTTCCGGCGTTAGCATCCATTTCCGCTTCTATCCCGTTTGGAATGGTCACATTATCATCAATATGACCTATCATTGCTCCGGAATATGCAGGAATGTTCAAAGGCTTAATAAAATGATCTATTACTTCTTCCATGGTCAATGAACCATAACCACTACCACCGGGGTCGCAATCTGTGCATTTACCGAATACAAATCCGCTGATCTCATTAAACACTCCGGCGAGATATAACTGAGTCATCATTCTATCTACTGCATAGATCTTTTCACCCACATCTTCAAGGTACAGGATCTTACCTTTCCAGTCTGTAGGGAAATATTCAGAACCCATGATTCCCGTGAGAACAGATAGGTTACCTCCTAAAAGCTGTCCTTTAGTTGTGCCTTCATGTATGGTCCTGATCCTGTTTTTGGTTTGTACCAATTCATCTCCTTTATTTACTGGATTTTCATATTTGATGGCTTCTTTATCGAAAAGCAAACGTTTTAGATAATCTGCGCTAAAGGAATTCCAGGTTGAAACAGCCACCGGGCCATGAAAGGTAACCAGTCCTGTCTTTGCGTAAATAGCCATATGTAGGGCAGTGATGTCACTATATCCAATAAAAATTTTCGGATTCTTCTTAATGGCCTCATAGTCCAGTTTATCCAAAATCCTGGCAGCACCTGAACCTCCTCTTAAGGCGATCACTGCCTTGATAGAATCATCCCGAAACATATCGTTGAATTCCTCGGCTCTTTCTTCATCGGTACCCGCGAGATGTCCGTACCGGTTTCTTGTATTTTGGCCAAATTTGACCTTTAGGCCCATGGCTTCGAAAGACTCCTTCGCGATCTCGTAAGGCTCAGATTCAAAAATGGCACTGGCCGGGCTAACGATACCTATGGTGTCTCCTTCCTGGAGCGCTTCAGGAATAATCTTGTCTGTAGTGGTTATAGAATTCCCAGGAGAGCCAATAGAGGTTGGATCTAGTGGGAGTAAAAGTCCGCCGATACCTATATTTCTTATAAATTTTCTTCTTTGCATTATTGTGGGTCTGATTTAATAATTATCTCTGATCCTTTCCATAATTCTGGTCATGCCTTGCTTTAATTCTGAAGTAGGAACAGTATAATTGCTGTTCATGAAGCTAAAAATAAGAATTCTACCGCTTTTGGTGACCAGGAATCCGCTCAGGCTATGATTATTTCTTAGAGTTCCCGTCTTCGCATAAATATATGGAGTCTCAGCTTTATAGTAATTCTTTAAGGTTCCTGATTCTCCTCCAACAGCCAATATTTTGAATAGTTTTTCAACCGGCATTTCTTTTTCGATCTTTTGTATCAGTTTTACCATAGACCGCGGAGTAAAGAGATTGTATCTGGAAAGTCCAGACCCGTCATACCACATAGGTTCATCAGGCAGGTCTTTCAGATAAGTTTCTTTCATATGATCTATAGCGATGCTGGTTTTTAGGGAATCTGAAACTTTATCAGCAGCCATAAGAAGGATCTGTTCCGCGATAAAATTATCACTAACCTGCATCATTTGTTTGTATATACTATCTGCAGGGACACTATAAATGGTTTGATCAAAATTGAGTTCTTTAATGTCGCCGGTATAGACCTTCACGGTATCCTGGATAGTATCTGAAATTATTTCGGTGATAAGTTTATTCGAAAAATGAAAGGGAATATGTTGAGTGAAATCTCCTGTTCTTTTAAACTCCTGAAATTCCATTTTATTAGAAGCAATATCCCGTTGGGTATACTTATTAGTTGGGTCTGTTGGTTTTACGGGACTAATGGAATCTTTAAAACTTTGAGGTTTTACTGAAGAGGGGCTTGAACTGCCTTCTTCAAATTTCACTTCGATCAGATTGCCATAAATGGGGAGATCAATTTTTTCCGCGGAATAATAAGAATCATAATCATCCCAGGCCCACCCGGGACCCAATCTCTTCTCTTTGTGAATAGGCGGGGCATAAAATAACTTCTTTCCACTATCCTTTAAAAAGTTTAAAACGTTTGATTCCGGAAGATCAGGGTTCAGAAATGAAGGATCTCCAGTTCCTTTAAAGATCAAACTATCTCCTTTTATAGTGTACTTAAGCCCTGGAATAGAATCATCAAGAATTTTTAAGCCCGTATATAAGGAAAACAGCTTGGTGTTCGACGCAGGTGTAAAGTATTTATCTGCATTGTGGGCATATAGCATTTTATCTGAAACAGGATCATAAAGAGCAAATCCTGCAAAGCCTTTTTTAAATTCTGGAGCCTCGTAGAAATCTTTTTCAATTTTTTTATTCGTTTTTTTTATTGCCGAACAAGAGGTTATTAATAGCGTAGCCAGGGCTAAAATTAAAGCTAGATTAACATTTGTTGATCTAATTTTCAGCTTTATAGGGTTTTTGGAATATTCATGGAACATGTTAAAAACGTAGGTTTTAATTACTATTGTTGAAAGATAGTTGATAATAGTTAAATATTTTAATAAGATAGTGAACTTTTATAAAATTAGATATCTTATATTTAAACTTCATTCACAATTAATTAACAAATAAGGTATGAAATTAAAAACTACGTTAATAGCCATTCTGGCTGTTTTTCAATTTGCATCCTTGTTAGCACAGCAAAGTTCTGTTAGTGGTTTAGTAACCGAATCTGATTCTGGTGAACCATTATTTGGAGTAAATGTGCTGATTAAAGGTACGAATCGGGGTACAATCACCAATTCAGACGGTACTTATCAAATAGATGTAGCACCGGGAGAAGTCCTGGTTTTCTCATCTGTAGGATTTGAAACAAAGGAAATTTCCTATACAGGGCAATCAACCCTTGATGTAACTTTGGTAGAAGACCTGGAAAGTCTGGATGAGGTTGTTGTGACTTCCTTTGGTATTGAACAGGAAAAGAAGTCCCTGGGTTATGCGGTACAGGAAATAGGCTCGGAAGAGATCACTAAAACGAAACAGCAAAACCTGGTAAGTGCCTTACAAGGACAGGCTGCAGGGGTTCAGGTTACGAATTCTGGGGGAGCGCCCGGTATGAGTGCCAGGATCATTATTCGTGGGGTGAACTCATTAGATCCAAATGCAGATAACCAGCCGTTATTTGTAATAGACGGGGTGCCAATCGATAACTCTACGGTGGAATCTGCTGGGACACCACGTGGTCTTTCCAACAGGGCTGCAGATATCAATCCAAATGATATTGAATCTCTAAACATTCTAAAAGGTGCCGCCGCAACTGCACTATATGGTGTAAGAGCAGCAAATGGAGCGGTAATCATTACCACTAAAAAAGGTAAAGCAGGGAGAGTTCGTATTAATTTGAATAGCTCAGTAGGTTTTGATGAGATCAATCAATATCCGGATTTTCAGGAAACTTATGGTCAGGGGTTTTCAGGGGTATACGATCCTAATTCATTCTGGCCTAACTGGGGACCTTCCATGGAAGAGATTAATCAAATAGATCCAAACGTAAGATTTTATGATATCTGGTCTGATGCCATGAGAAAAGGTATGCAGTATGATAATAACGTAAGCATTTCTGGAGGTAGTGAAAATGCGACTTTTTACGGTTCCATAGGGAAACTTGATCAGGAAGGGGTTATTCCTTTTAGTGACTGGGGAAGGACTTCAGCAAAATTAAGTGGTGAAGTGAAATTTAGTGAAAAGTTCAAGTTTTCAGGAAATATCAACTACAGTGTTTCAGGTGGTAATCGTGTTCCTCACGATCGTTTCATGGAACGTCTGGTATACTGGGCGCCGAATCATGATGTTGAAGATTATATAAATCCTGATGGGACCATGAAGACCTATCAGAATACCAACCCTATCTATGATGCCCGCTTCAGTACTTTTGAAGATGAGGTAAATAGAACAGTCGGGAATTTAAGATTTACCTATAGTCCGGTAGAGTGGTTAGACCTTACCTATTTAATAGGAACGGATTTTTATAGTGATAGAAGAACCGAGATCACTCCGGGTCCTCTAGGAATAGATGGAGAAGTTCCTTTAAGTAGCACAGGGTTCATTAGAGAAACCAGGATTAATAGTCGAGATATCAACTCTAACTTTTTCGTGACCTTCAAAAATGACTGGACCGAAAAATTTAATACAACCCTGCGTGTAGGTAATGATATCTTCGAAAGAGATTATGAAAGACTGGATGCCACAGGAGAGAATTTTGTGATTCCAGAATTTTATGATCTTAGTTATGCCAGCCAGATCTCTACTTCTCAGGATAAAAGAAAGAGAAGACTTGTAGGATTGTATGGAGATCTAATGCTTAACTACGACGAGATGATCTTCCTTAACGTTACGGCGAGAAATGACTGGACATCTACTCTTCCAATCGGGAACAATTCCTTTTTCTACCCATCGGTGAATCTTGGTTATGTATTTACTGAAAGTTTTGAGCAGCCAGATTGGTTTACTTTTGGTAAATTAAGAGGTTCCTGGGCGCAGGTAGGTAAGGATACAGATCCGTATCTAATTGGGCAGACTTATTCATCACCATCTATTTATCCGTTAGGAGGGCAGGTAGGATTTACAAGATTCAGCCAGTTTGGGGATCTTGAATTAAAACCTGAAAAAACCACAGCGATAGAATTTGGTACAGATCTTAGATTTTTTGAGAACAGGTTAGGTATAGATGTAACCTGGTATAAATCTAATAGTAAAGATCAGATCATTCCGGTTCCTGTAAGTGAGAGCGCAGGATTCTCAACTTTCGTTACTAATGCGGGAGAAATTGAGAACCGCGGATGGGAATTTATTTTAAGAGGGACCCCTGTGCAAAGCGAAGATTTTAGATGGGATGTTTCTTTCAATGCTTCCTATAACAGGAACGAAGTTAAGAGTATTAGAGAAGGGATTGAAGAGATCGTAGTTGGTAGCCAGTTTGGTTATGGAGGTTCTTCAGTAACCATTAAATTGCTTGAAGGTGAGCCGTACGGGAACATTTTTGGAACGAGCTATTCCAGGTTTGGTGCAGATGAGAACAGTATCTATTTAAATGAAGGTCTTCCTATTATTGTTGGAGAAAATGGGTTCCCTTCCCGAAACAGCTCTCAACTGGTTCTGGGAAATACCACTCCAAAATGGATTGGAGGTTTAAAGAACGACTTTACCTTTAAAGGTTTTGATTTCTCTTTCCTTATCGATTTTAGAGCAGGAGTAGATCAATATAACCAATATGATAACTTCTTCTCTGCATTCGGTATTGCAGAATACACTTTAAATAGAAATGAGACTATTGTGTTTGATGGTGTACTTGCAGACGGATCTCCAAACACCCAGTCTGTATGGCTA from Gramella sp. MT6 harbors:
- a CDS encoding helicase HerA-like domain-containing protein, with translation MDKAAQFVEEIQKGYTTKGDYIYLGAGMLNGNVHSQASVKIPLKTMNRHGLIAGATGTGKSKTLQIIAENLSEKGVPVLLMDVKGDLSGIAKASEGAAFINERHAKLDFPFSPKNSPAEILTLSDQRGIRLRATVSEFGPVLLSRILDLTSTQTGILAIIFKYCDDNHLPLLDLKDLKKIIQYSTEEGEEEFEENYGRISKASTGAILRKIVALEQQGADLFFGERSFDVKDLLRKTEEGKGFVNILRLTDIQDRPKLFSTFMLSLLAEIYTTFPEKGDMDKPELVMFIDEAHLIFEEASDALLDQIESIVKLIRSKGVGIYFVTQNPADVPEEVLGQLGLKIQHALRAFTAKDRKAIKLAAENYPVSEFYDTKNMLTALGIGEALVSALDEKGRPSPLVATMLRAPMSRMDVLTETELDRLINESQLVSKYNGQIDRESAYEILNKKIEIAERTEAQEKAKKERKEVTKTSSRRRTSSTEGAVIKVLTSATFIRGVLGILNKFLK
- a CDS encoding serine hydrolase, which encodes MRKILFFPVIIFLIQSCSLQNNVLKQVSKSNDTALSEVFKNPEKYEVQIIYSRIIQKEGETTFKDYKYRVEPEAYFYPASTVKLPVAVLSLEKINELNKKGIKIDKHTPYHLVNDSIEHTIAEDIDAIFAVSDNNAYNRLFEFLGQDYINSRLRAKGLAPIRISHRFSGEGSAATQTRQLVFDTEKGEYKLPITNNQPADSLRIYNVIKGKGYIKDGEKINEPFSFELKNYFPIETQHNLMKRLFFPETFEESKTFQLTNQDEDFLKDAMSRLPRELDYDETEYYDSYGKFFMYGDSKEKIPSNVKIYNKVGYAYGTLTETAYIKDIENDIEFLISATLLVNENGIFNDNDYEYDEIGIPFLAELGREIYKSELERKK
- a CDS encoding LD-carboxypeptidase, which codes for MQRRKFIRNIGIGGLLLPLDPTSIGSPGNSITTTDKIIPEALQEGDTIGIVSPASAIFESEPYEIAKESFEAMGLKVKFGQNTRNRYGHLAGTDEERAEEFNDMFRDDSIKAVIALRGGSGAARILDKLDYEAIKKNPKIFIGYSDITALHMAIYAKTGLVTFHGPVAVSTWNSFSADYLKRLLFDKEAIKYENPVNKGDELVQTKNRIRTIHEGTTKGQLLGGNLSVLTGIMGSEYFPTDWKGKILYLEDVGEKIYAVDRMMTQLYLAGVFNEISGFVFGKCTDCDPGGSGYGSLTMEEVIDHFIKPLNIPAYSGAMIGHIDDNVTIPNGIEAEMDANAGTIQLLNPAVK
- a CDS encoding D-alanyl-D-alanine carboxypeptidase — protein: MFHEYSKNPIKLKIRSTNVNLALILALATLLITSCSAIKKTNKKIEKDFYEAPEFKKGFAGFALYDPVSDKMLYAHNADKYFTPASNTKLFSLYTGLKILDDSIPGLKYTIKGDSLIFKGTGDPSFLNPDLPESNVLNFLKDSGKKLFYAPPIHKEKRLGPGWAWDDYDSYYSAEKIDLPIYGNLIEVKFEEGSSSPSSVKPQSFKDSISPVKPTDPTNKYTQRDIASNKMEFQEFKRTGDFTQHIPFHFSNKLITEIISDTIQDTVKVYTGDIKELNFDQTIYSVPADSIYKQMMQVSDNFIAEQILLMAADKVSDSLKTSIAIDHMKETYLKDLPDEPMWYDGSGLSRYNLFTPRSMVKLIQKIEKEMPVEKLFKILAVGGESGTLKNYYKAETPYIYAKTGTLRNNHSLSGFLVTKSGRILIFSFMNSNYTVPTSELKQGMTRIMERIRDNY
- a CDS encoding SusC/RagA family TonB-linked outer membrane protein, yielding MKLKTTLIAILAVFQFASLLAQQSSVSGLVTESDSGEPLFGVNVLIKGTNRGTITNSDGTYQIDVAPGEVLVFSSVGFETKEISYTGQSTLDVTLVEDLESLDEVVVTSFGIEQEKKSLGYAVQEIGSEEITKTKQQNLVSALQGQAAGVQVTNSGGAPGMSARIIIRGVNSLDPNADNQPLFVIDGVPIDNSTVESAGTPRGLSNRAADINPNDIESLNILKGAAATALYGVRAANGAVIITTKKGKAGRVRINLNSSVGFDEINQYPDFQETYGQGFSGVYDPNSFWPNWGPSMEEINQIDPNVRFYDIWSDAMRKGMQYDNNVSISGGSENATFYGSIGKLDQEGVIPFSDWGRTSAKLSGEVKFSEKFKFSGNINYSVSGGNRVPHDRFMERLVYWAPNHDVEDYINPDGTMKTYQNTNPIYDARFSTFEDEVNRTVGNLRFTYSPVEWLDLTYLIGTDFYSDRRTEITPGPLGIDGEVPLSSTGFIRETRINSRDINSNFFVTFKNDWTEKFNTTLRVGNDIFERDYERLDATGENFVIPEFYDLSYASQISTSQDKRKRRLVGLYGDLMLNYDEMIFLNVTARNDWTSTLPIGNNSFFYPSVNLGYVFTESFEQPDWFTFGKLRGSWAQVGKDTDPYLIGQTYSSPSIYPLGGQVGFTRFSQFGDLELKPEKTTAIEFGTDLRFFENRLGIDVTWYKSNSKDQIIPVPVSESAGFSTFVTNAGEIENRGWEFILRGTPVQSEDFRWDVSFNASYNRNEVKSIREGIEEIVVGSQFGYGGSSVTIKLLEGEPYGNIFGTSYSRFGADENSIYLNEGLPIIVGENGFPSRNSSQLVLGNTTPKWIGGLKNDFTFKGFDFSFLIDFRAGVDQYNQYDNFFSAFGIAEYTLNRNETIVFDGVLADGSPNTQSVWLGQGVGPDGRDYGAGFYRNTYRTVSENFVQDAAFIKLRNLTLGYNFQENVLKVLPFESARISVAANNIILYTPWDGFDPESFSSGAGGNATGLTGLGYPGVRSYFFTLNLGL